The following DNA comes from Naumovozyma castellii chromosome 4, complete genome.
gaaaatgataatatgACGgttgataatgaataaatattcttaattcATCTGGATTGATCGCATAGTTATAACAACCAGGAATGATAGATTTAATCTTattgtttaatttaatCAGCCATTCCTTATGTTCTGGTTTAATATCTCTAATAGATCTGATATCAGTTCGGTAAACTAGAGCAACCAAGTATAGAGAGTCAACACTTAGTCCATCCCATTTCATATCAGGTAAGATAATAAAACTTTCCTCGATCTTATCTTCCTTATAGTCCTTATAAACCACACGTTCTGCCTCTCCACCTTCataaagaatattgttAACCCATTTTAGTCTCCCACCTTCAGCCATCTCATCAATGTAAGGTTTAACGATCTTCTTATAAATTTCAGGTGTCTCTTTAATTAGATGGAAATTTTGTTGCTCATATTTCTTGATATGAACGGATGTGGCAGGCCAAATTAGGTTTAATTTTGCTGTTGGATTATAGTCCATACTTTGTTTTATCACGGACAACCCCCAGTAataaatatcatttgaGGTCAATTCCTTCAAGTCTTCAATACCATTAATACAGGAGTACTCATTTTCACAATGGTAAAAGATTGGTCTAGGATCGCTCACATCTTGAGAAGGTCTTCGAACTGTCTCATCAAAGATAAAATGAGTCTTTTCAGCGGTGACGATGGCATCCTTAGAGTCTATGGTACCAAGTAAGGAAAGGACTTTGGTTTGAGGGTTGGAATCTAAGACTCTAACGAATCTAAATCTTTTAATCAATGAGCCTAAATCTTCTTGTGACATTTCAATTTGCTAGTTAATTTTATTGAGAACTAAAACTGTATTAACCTTAGTAATAGAACGTGAAGCGAAGTCAAATAGCTGTTGCTGTACTCTATAACTATTTGAATTGGGAACTAAGGAAGGTATCTCCTTATAAAGGGATATTACGTATggatttttttgatttttctaGGGAACCCCTCTTCAGGGTTTCGTATATAGGGCTATATACTACTGAAAATAGGGTTCCTATGCAAATGTGTCAAAtgtattgtattgtatgtaatatatatagatacAGTAGCATTGCACTCCCAATGGGTCAGTCGGGTCTCATTTCTAGCTTCTCAGCGTATAgccaattttattatttcatcctttcaaaaaaatcCACCAGAATAAAAATACAGTGAAAAATGCAATCAGGACAATAGGTGCGTATTGACTAATGAGAAGATCGAAATTGATTTTCTGTGCCGATTTCCTATATCTCTTGGATGATTCTTTCAGTGATGCACTTAAATCGCTCATTTTTTCTAGTGAATCTCCTCTGTATAATAGGTCTTCAATATTCTTGGACATAATTTCCTGAACACCAACTAATTCCtgattcaattgatctAGGTTATCTTGAACCTTCTTATCACTATAGATTCTCTTGGTCTTTTGTAAAAACGAATCGAAATTGACAAATGCATATGGTCTTGTTGTCGTTTTATTAACTTCGTTTCCGTAAGAATgttgaaattcttcagcGATCTCACTTAGATATGAGAATGCCAAATTACGTGGGTATCCCTTCTCACatacaacaaaataaaatacaGATTCTTTTCTAATATAATGGATTTCATAAGATCCACTTTCCAATGTGGCTTCTGATGCGGATTGTGGGGTCATTCTGGACATCACCGTCTTTATTTTCTGCTTCTGTTCCATTAACGAGGGaacattatcatcatcgaCTGATGTACATAGTGGAAGTGCTATAATTAATCAAGGAAGGGTTCCATTCAAATTGTTAGTAAGAGGTTTTTGTGGAATTCATCGTGAGACCAGTGATCTCAAGATCTTTCAGTTAACAATTAATTACATACCGTCATCTCTGTAAAGTAGCGTTGATTTAATCATCCTTTAGTTGAATATATAATCGACGACTTTTATTAGCTGTTTTGCTATCCATCCAATCACTTAATTTTTATATCTTCACAAATGATCGATGTTAATAATGTCTTTTTGCCAGcccaacaaaataatacGCGTTACCCGTATAGATTACGTAATACTTTTCAGTCGATTAAACGATCCTGTGAACTACTTATAGTTCAAtgttaaataatattataattatatattatcCCATATATCTTTGGTTTGCAGCTCATAAGTATCCCATACTTCATCAgtaaaatttgaaaatgctTTACCGGATAATTCCTTAAAATTAACACCTCTTTTAGACCATACTTCCTCTGTCTGCATTCTCGACGCTAAACTCTTTTCAATTAGTCGTCTCccaatttgttgaaattctAATAATGTGTAGAATGATAGGGAAGT
Coding sequences within:
- the DCS1 gene encoding 5'-(N(7)-methyl 5'-triphosphoguanosine)-(mRNA) diphosphatase (ancestral locus Anc_6.63), with translation MSQEDLGSLIKRFRFVRVLDSNPQTKVLSLLGTIDSKDAIVTAEKTHFIFDETVRRPSQDVSDPRPIFYHCENEYSCINGIEDLKELTSNDIYYWGLSVIKQSMDYNPTAKLNLIWPATSVHIKKYEQQNFHLIKETPEIYKKIVKPYIDEMAEGGRLKWVNNILYEGGEAERVVYKDYKEDKIEESFIILPDMKWDGLSVDSLYLVALVYRTDIRSIRDIKPEHKEWLIKLNNKIKSIIPGCYNYAINPDELRIFIHYQPSYYHFHIHIVNIKHPGLGNGIAAGKAILLEDVIESLNYLGPEGFMTKTMTYVLGENHDLWGRGLDKETAKQLEEDGIPKTPTIVNGFAFNH
- the SEC22 gene encoding SNAP receptor SEC22 (ancestral locus Anc_6.62), translated to MEQKQKIKTVMSRMTPQSASEATLESGSYEIHYIRKESVFYFVVCEKGYPRNLAFSYLSEIAEEFQHSYGNEVNKTTTRPYAFVNFDSFLQKTKRIYSDKKVQDNLDQLNQELVGVQEIMSKNIEDLLYRGDSLEKMSDLSASLKESSKRYRKSAQKINFDLLISQYAPIVLIAFFTVFLFWWIFLKG